CGTGCGGCGGCGGTGTGGTGGTAACCACTGACAATCTGGAATGCCTCCGTCGGCAGATCTCCGTCTATCTGAAGGCCTCACCGGAAACACTGGCCAAGCGAGTAGGAACCGGCCAAGGCCGGCCGTTGCTGAAAGGTGCCGTCTCTGTTACCCAGCGGCTGGCGACCATCCTCAAAGAGCGCGAGCCCCTGTACCTCGACTGCGCCAGAATTACGCTCATAACGGAAGGCAAGGACCCAAAGACTCTCGTTAAGGAACTGCTGGCACAAATGCCCACTGAAATCCTCCCTGTTACACGATGACGACCATTATCGTCAACTTGG
Above is a genomic segment from Candidatus Neomarinimicrobiota bacterium containing:
- a CDS encoding shikimate kinase gives rise to the protein MDLEYHTHHPIATDNICLIGLMGSGKSTIGILLAQRLRYTFVDLDKEISVRMGRSIREIFEQLGEEKFRDEERSQLRRFCQQERQVIACGGGVVVTTDNLECLRRQISVYLKASPETLAKRVGTGQGRPLLKGAVSVTQRLATILKEREPLYLDCARITLITEGKDPKTLVKELLAQMPTEILPVTR